The Helianthus annuus cultivar XRQ/B chromosome 16, HanXRQr2.0-SUNRISE, whole genome shotgun sequence genome includes a window with the following:
- the LOC110915807 gene encoding zinc finger BED domain-containing protein DAYSLEEPER, giving the protein MANPTNNSEPPNVDSQTNNKRRRKKSIVWEHFTIETIDAGCTRARCMQCKKSFAYISGSKLAGTSHLKRHIALGICPVSRNHEKSGQIVPFTPLPIKVSQDVNAVPRKRVKSSTSGSTSFSFYQDCRRQDIAKMVIMHEYPLTITECPAFLNCVKSLQPEFPILSVEAVERDCVGLYRRERQTLLNLVSSIRGQVNLSLDMWATDQSVGYVIITGQFIDDDWKLHRMVLSVILLPFPDSETAFNHALLSCVADWNLETKLLAVTLDETFANKAVRKNVRHLLSVKNPLILNGKFLIGSCYARVLCHLAQDALGVISETVKKVRDSVKYVVTVKSCLDRFNDLRIQLQVPSAKSLVLDDQSQWNTTYHMLVAACELKEVFSCLDTFDSNYRISITLDEWKHVEILCTFLKLLLDAADILTGPTYPTANAFFHEAWKIQLELRNASVSDDAFIRQLTRSMYERFNKYWKDCFLVFSIAVVMDPRFKMKLVEFSFTRIYGEDADHWIIDVSNGVHELFLDYVVQMLPPPTFVVNGNDGFLKPEIRQEEEDEETILHCEIVKTEADENELFLSTSDELSDFDVYISGISNHQNTKLELDQYLEESVLPRMQEFDVLGWWKSNRKKYPTLSKMASDILSIPVSTKFQDSVFDMKCKKIDRYRCSLKPSTFEALVCAKDWLQNGISDHSSDLSPSISPKSVVKTHL; this is encoded by the coding sequence ATGGCCAACCCGACAAACAACAGTGAACCCCCTAATGTGGATTCACAGACGAACAACAAGCGTCGGAGGAAGAAATCCATAGTTTGGGAACACTTCACAATCGAAACAATCGACGCTGGATGTACAAGAGCCCGTTGCATGCAATGCAAGAAATCATTTGCGTATATTTCGGGATCAAAGTTAGCCGGCACAAGTCACCTCAAAAGACATATTGCATTGGGAATCTGCCCCGTAAGTCGAAATCACGAGAAAAGCGGTCAAATCGTACCGTTCACTCCTCTTCCGATTAAAGTCTCTCAAGATGTTAACGCTGTACCACGAAAGCGCGTTAAAAGTAGCACCTCCGGATCAACAAGTTTTTCGTTTTATCAAGATTGTCGAAGACAGGATATCGCAAAGATGGTTATTATGCACGAATACCCGCTTACGATAACGGAATGTCCCGCTTTTTTAAACTGTGTAAAATCGCTTCAACCCGAATTTCCCATTTTGTCTGTTGAAGCCGTTGAACGGGATTGCGTGGGATTATACAGACGGGAACGACAGACGCTTTTGAATCTTGTTAGTAGTATACGGGGTCAGGTTAATCTTTCTCTCGATATGTGGGCCACCGATCAAAGCGTAGGGTACGTAATCATAACAGGTCAGTTTATCGACGATGATTGGAAACTGCATCGAATGGTTCTTTCGGTTATTTTGTTACCGTTTCCCGATTCGGAAACTGCGTTTAATCATGCTCTTCTTTCGTGTGTTGCCGATTGGAACTTGGAGACGAAGTTGCTCGCGGTAACGCTTGACGAAACTTTCGCAAACAAAGCCGTAAGAAAGAATGTACGGCATTTGCTTTCCGTTAAAAACCCGTTAATTCTTAACGGTAAGTTCTTGATCGGAAGTTGTTACGCACGGGTTTTATGCCATCTTGCACAAGATGCTTTAGGGGTGATATCGGAAACGGTTAAAAAAGTTCGTGATAGTGTAAAGTATGTGGTTACGGTTAAATCTTGTCTCGACAGATTTAACGATCTTCGAATACAACTTCAGGTACCGAGTGCGAAAAGTCTCGTACTTGACGACCAAAGTCAATGGAACACGACGTATCATATGCTAGTAGCTGCGTGTGAATTAAAAGAAGTATTTTCTTGTTTGGATACTTTTGACTCAAATTACCGAATTAGTATCACATTGGACGAATGGAAACACGTCGAAATTCTTTGTACGTTCTTGAAACTTTTGCTCGATGCAGCGGATATTTTAACGGGCCCCACGTATCCAACCGCAAATGCGTTTTTTCATGAAGCGTGGAAGATACAGCTCGAGCTTAGAAATGCATCGGTTAGTGACGATGCGTTTATCAGACAGTTGACCAGGTCAATGTACGAAAGGTTTAACAAGTACTGGAAAGATTGCTTTTTAGTGTTTTCGATTGCGGTTGTGATGGACCCGCGTTTTAAAATGAAGCTTGTGGAGTTTAGTTTTACGAGAATTTACGGTGAGGATGCGGATCACTGGATTATAGACGTGAGTAACGGTGTTCATGAACTGTTTCTTGATTACGTTGTACAGATGCTTCCGCCACCGACGTTTGTCGTTAACGGAAATGACGGTTTTCTAAAGCCGGAAATCCGTcaagaagaagaagacgaagaGACGATTCTTCATTGCGAAATTGTGAAAACCGAGGCGGATGAAAACGAATTATTTCTGTCAACAAGCGACGAGCTTTCGGATTTCGATGTATACATCTCAGGAATTTCGAATCACCAGAATACAAAACTAGAACTCGACCAATACTTAGAAGAATCGGTGTTACCGCGTATGCAAGAGTTCGACGTCTTGGGGTGGTGGAAATCAAACCGAAAAAAGTATCCAACTTTATCGAAAATGGCGTCCGACATATTATCCATTCCCGTTTCTACAAAGTTTCAAGATTCGGTTTTCGATATGAAGTGTAAGAAGATAGATAGATATCGATGTTCGTTAAAACCATCGACCTTTGAAGCACTTGTATGTGCAAAAGACTGGCTGCAAAACGGGATATCAGATCATTCATCGGATCTTTCACCCTCGATTTCTCCAAAATCGGTAGTGAAAACTCATTTATAG
- the LOC110918891 gene encoding protein HOTHEAD, which produces MFAIILFFASSSTSEKPPYSTFARDATQAPAETSYDYIVIGGGTTGCALAATLSQASKVLVLERGDLPYAIPSVNTINGFLETLADLGSTSASQTFVSTDGVINHRARVLGGGSALNAGFFTWASDNFVNVAGWDPQLVKESYEWVGKKVAFEPKVLAWQAAVKEGLLEAGVLPDNGFTYEHIYGTKVGGSIFDHNGRRHTAADLLEYAEPSNITVYLNATVHQILFEPNELRARGVMYTDMKGDKHMAILNKGSLMNEVILSAGTLGSPQLLMLSGIGPAEHLMGHGIKVLLDQPMVGQGLSDNPMNIVLVPSHEQVEISLIEVVGITRFGSFIEAASTNISLPLLQKIGFLSKEVGIKVKNIQNLVKSIIGKRFNLNFSKLNGGLILEKVRGPLSSGSLELVTTNPDENPKVTFNYFKDPGDLQTCVEGLETIVKVLESKSLSKFRDPLLSVQDLFALVVALPLNLRPRHVNAPFDLEQYCKDTVMTIWHYHGGCQVDKVVDHNYKVIGVSALRIIDSSTLLNSPGTNPQATTMMLGRYMGIKMLRERSTIQKM; this is translated from the exons atgtTTGCAATCATCCTCTTTTTTGCTTCTTCTTCAACTTCAGAAAAAC CTCCATATTCCACATTTGCAAGAGACGCCACACAAGCTCCGGCGGAGACATCCTACGACTACATAGTAATCGGCGGTGGAACAACCGGTTGTGCATTGGCGGCAACGCTTTCACAAGCCTCAAAAGTTCTAGTGCTCGAAAGAGGTGATTTACCGTACGCCATTCCCTCCGTCAACACCATTAATGGCTTTTTAGAAACTCTAGCCGACCTAGGTTCCACGTCGGCCTCTCAAACATTTGTGTCCACTGACGGAGTGATTAATCACAGGGCCCGCGTTCTGGGCGGTGGGTCCGCCCTGAACGCGGGCTTTTTTACTTGGGCAAGTGATAACTTTGTCAATGTAGCCGGGTGGGACCCTCAGCTAGTGAAGGAATCCTACGAGTGGGTTGGAAAGAAAGTGGCGTTTGAGCCCAAGGTGTTGGCATGGCAAGCCGCGGTCAAAGAAGGGTTGTTGGAGGCCGGGGTGTTGCCGGATAATGGGTTTACTTATGAACATATATACGGAACTAAAGTTGGCGGTAGCATTTTCGACCACAACGGGAGGAGACACACGGCTGCCGATTTGTTAGAGTATGCTGAGCCAAGCAACATTACCGTATACTTGAATGCTACCGTGCACCAAATATTATTCGAACCCAATG AGCTAAGGGCCCGAGGAGTAATGTACACGGATATGAAAGGTGACAAGCATATGGCAATTTTAAACAAAGGGTCATTGATGAACGAAGTTATATTATCAGCAGGCACACTTGGGAGCCCACAATTGCTAATGTTGAGTGGTATTGGGCCTGCTGAACATTTAATGGGCCATGGAATTAAGGTGTTATTGGACCAACCCATGGTTGGGCAGGGCTTATCTGATAACCCAATGAATATAGTATTAGTCCCTTCACATGAGCAAGTAGAGATTTCATTGATTGAGGTTGTGGGTATTACCCGATTCGGGAGCTTCATTGAAGCCGCTAGTACCAATATTAGTTTGCCATTGCTCCAAAAAATTGGATTTCTTTCTAAAGAGGTAGGTATAAAAGTTAAAAACATCCAAAATTTA GTCAAATCCATCATCGGGAAACGCTTTAACTTGAATTTTTCGAAACTTAACGGTGGATTGATCCTTGAAAAGGTGAGGGGCCCACTCTCTTCTGGAAGTCTCGAGCTCGTGACAACAAATCCGGATGAAAATCCTAAAGTCACGTTTAACTACTTTAAAGACCCTGGAGACCTTCAAACATGTGTTGAGGGCTTGGAAACCATTGTAAAGGTGTTGGAATCGAAATCATTGTCAAAATTTCGTGATCCTTTGTTATCGGTTCAAGATTTGTTTGCTTTGGTGGTCGCTTTGCCTTTGAATTTGAGACCTAGGCATGTGAATGCTCCGTTTGACCTAGAGCAATATTGCAAAGACACAGTGATGACCATATGGCATTACCATGGAGGGTGTCAGGTTGATAAAGTTGTTGATCACAACTATAAAGTTATTGGTGTTTCTGCACTACGTATCATTGATAGTTCAACCCTTTTGAATTCCCCTGGAACAAATCCTCAAGCTACTACGATGATGCTCGGAAG GTACATGGGGATAAAAATGCTACGAGAAAGATCCACAATTCAAAAGATGTAG
- the LOC110916588 gene encoding uncharacterized protein LOC110916588 produces MKFKAFLTDHGVNLLEKRFLPALDKMGKTCHLYLTRDHAIFLHNLLNGDGIQSIAQFQKEALFEDYRISSQNDDRIAFTIDLSLLQRALHSVLTIYTEFGGSIGGDATANRLQIKLVKKTPPHSNQPMPFLTFETKGYKSAVIQDVPISKPLSRTDVLELQSALDMAQDLPQTLVQVPDMNQLQSFVDRMKHVGDVLNVSITKYGDLHLQISTSLITLGAEFRKLKVIGEQARVPPGDENLTAQTRTRRAIDKGDAMSVQVSVKHFFKSIQCHLAKPDCAFYGIAQQGSCLTVVFQFFIPGTRQTDKSISLHCRLPVLVDSGTN; encoded by the coding sequence ATGAAGTTTAAAGCCTTTCTTACTGACCATGGTGTTAACCTCTTAGAGAAACGATTTCTTCCAGCCCTAGACAAAATGGGGAAAACCTGCCACCTGTACCTAACCCGAGACCACGCGATCTtcctccacaatcttctcaacgGTGACGGAATCCAATCCATCGCTCAGTTCCAAAAAGAAGCCCTCTTTGAAGATTACCGAATCTCCAGCCAAAACGATGACCGTATCGCCTTCACAATCGACCTCTCACTTCTCCAACGAGCCCTGCACAGCGTTCTCACGATCTACACTGAGTTCGGCGGCTCCATTGGCGGTGATGCCACCGCCAACCGCCTCCAGATCAAGCTGGTGAAGAAAACCCCGCCTCATTCAAACCAACCGATGCCGTTTCTAACTTTCGAAACCAAAGGGTATAAGTCTGCTGTTATTCAAGACGTCCCGATCTCGAAACCGCTGTCGAGGACAGACGTTCTTGAACTCCAGTCAGCATTAGACATGGCTCAAGACTTACCGCAAACGCTAGTCCAAGTTCCGGACATGAACCAGTTACAGTCGTTTGTGGACCGTATGAAACACGTTGGTGATGTTTTAAACGTTTCGATAACCAAATACGGTGACTTGCATTTACAAATCTCGACTAGTTTGATCACGCTTGGGGCCGAGTTTAGGAAACTGAAGGTGATAGGGGAGCAGGCGCGGGTCCCGCCTGGTGACGAGAATTTGACTGCGCAGACTCGAACGCGAAGGGCGATTGATAAAGGGGATGCGATGAGTGTGCAAGTTAGCGTGAAGCATTTCTTTAAGTCGATTCAGTGTCATTTAGCAAAACCGGATTGTGCTTTTTATGGGATTGCTCAACAGGGTTCTTGCTTGACTGTGGTGTTTCAGTTTTTCATTCCGGGTACGCGCCAAACTGATAAATCGATTAGTCTGCATTGCCGCCTTCCTGTTCTTGTTGATTCGGGTACCAACTGA
- the LOC110914989 gene encoding protein FAR1-RELATED SEQUENCE 6, producing MEEVSPNRKHLTNDEDGETNLQEKVEHDSENGFPEGKKDFVAPAVGMEFESYDDAYNYYNCYARESGFRVRVKNSWFKRNSREKYGAVLCCSSQGFKRIKDVNRLRKETRTGCPAMVRMRLVDSRRWRILEVTLDHNHLLGVKVHKSIKKMVQSDSDAEGRTIKLYKALVIDSRGNNGNSHSHGREIGSSSSVHDHPDQLNLKKGDAQAIYNYLFRMQLTNPNFFYLMDLNDEGRLRNMIWLDARCRAAVGYFSDVIYFDTSYLSNKYEIPLVTFTGMNHHYQSVLLGCGLLSGETSESYLWVLRSWLVSTSGRVPQTIITDRCKILQRVVSEVFPKSHHRFSLSNIMKKVPEKLGGLKNYDAIRKVMVKAAYETLKPFDFENAWAFMIQRFGLGEHEWLRALYDDRAWWAPVYLKDASFAGMAPGDTPQPVFYKYIHKQTPLKEFLDKYELALQKKHKEEANADVESRNSSPTLKTRCFFELQLSKVYTHEIFKKFQLEVEEMYSCFSTTQLHVDGAITIFLVKERVLAGENRREIKDFEVLYNRGAADVRCICSCFNFNGYLCRHALCVLNFNGVEEIPSKYILSRWKKDYKRLYVSDHDGINSNDGTDTVEWFNQLYRSALQVVEEGVISLDHYKVALQAFEESLSRVHNIEDKT from the coding sequence ATGGAAGAAGTATCTCCCAACCGTAAGCATTTGACAAATGACGAAGACGGTGAGACTAATCTACAGGAGAAAGTAGAACACGACAGTGAAAACGGATTTCCCGAAGGAAAGAAGGATTTTGTAGCCCCTGCTGTAGGAATGGAGTTCGAGTCGTATGACGATGCATATAATTATTATAATTGTTACGCTCGGGAGTCTGGTTTTCGAGTACGTGTGAAAAATTCATGGTTTAAAAGAAACAGCAGAGAGAAATACGGTGCGGTTTTATGCTGTAGCAGCCAGGGTTTTAAGCGAATAAAAGACGTGAACCGTCTACGAAAAGAAACACGAACAGGTTGTCCTGCAATGGTGCGAATGCGTTTAGTGGATTCAAGAAGATGGAGAATTCTCGAAGTTACGCTAGACCATAACCATTTACTCGGTGTAAAGGTTCATAAATCCATCAAGAAGATGGTACAGTCGGATTCTGACGCAGAAGGGCGAACGATAAAATTATATAAAGCACTCGTGATCGATTCAAGGGGTAATAACGGTAATTCACATTCACACGGTCGGGAAATCGGTTCTTCTTCGTCTGTTCATGATCATCCTGATCAGTTGAATTTAAAGAAAGGTGACGCGCAAGCTATATATAATTACCTCTTTCGTATGCAATTGACGAACCCTAATTTCTTTTACTTGATGGATCTTAACGATGAGGGGCGTTTAAGAAATATGATTTGGTTAGACGCCAGGTGTCGGGCTGCGGTTGGTTACTTTAGCGATGTGATTTATTTCGACACGTCGTATTTGTCGAACAAGTACGAGATTCCGCTCGTCACGTTTACAGGGATGAATCATCATTATCAATCCGTATTATTGGGTTGCGGTTTGCTTTCAGGTGAAACATCCGAGTCGTATTTATGGGTTTTGAGATCATGGTTAGTTAGCACATCGGGGCGTGTCCCGCAAACGATAATTACCGACAGGTGCAAGATCTTGCAGAGGGTGGTTTCGGAGGTTTTTCCGAAATCTCACCATCGGTTTAGTTTATCtaacataatgaaaaaagttCCCGAGAAATTAGGAGGGTTAAAAAACTACGACGCGATCAGAAAGGTTATGGTTAAAGCGGCTTACGAGACGTTAAAACCGTTCGACTTTGAAAACGCGTGGGCTTTCATGATCCAACGGTTTGGGCTCGGTGAGCACGAGTGGCTTCGGGCTTTATACGATGATCGGGCCTGGTGGGCCCCGGTGTATTTAAAAGACGCGTCTTTTGCCGGAATGGCTCCCGGTGACACGCCGCAACCCGTGTTTTATAAATACATCCACAAACAAACTCCGTTAAAAGAATTTCTCGACAAATACGAACTCGCGTTACAGAAAAAACACAAAGAAGAAGCAAACGCCGACGTGGAATCAAGAAACTCATCTCCTACATTAAAAACAAGATGTTTCTTCGAGTTACAACTGTCGAAAGTTTACACCCACGAAATCTTCAAGAAATTTCAACTCGAAGTTGAAGAGATGTATTCGTGTTTTAGTACCACGCAGTTACACGTTGACGGGGCGATTACGATCTTTTTGGTGAAAGAACGTGTTTTAGCAGGTGAAAACCGGAGGGAGATTAAGGATTTCGAAGTTTTGTATAATCGAGGGGCAGCTGACGTACGTTGCATTTGCAGTTGCTTTAATTTCAACGGTTATTTATGCAGGCATGCGTTATGCGTGCTAAATTTTAACGGGGTCGAAGAGATTCCTTCCAAGTACATTTTATCGAGATGGAAGAAGGATTATAAGCGATTATATGTTTCGGATCATGACGGGATTAACAGTAATGACGGTACAGATACGGTGGAGTGGTTTAATCAGTTGTATAGAAGCGCGTTGCAAGTTGTGGAGGAAGGCGTGATCTCGTTGGATCATTATAAGGTTGCTTTGCAGGCGTTTGAAGAAAGCTTAAGTAGAGTTCATAATATTGAAGATAAAACATGA